From the Hordeum vulgare subsp. vulgare chromosome 1H, MorexV3_pseudomolecules_assembly, whole genome shotgun sequence genome, the window gtcaatagtaaactattattttgaatcttacggatctgaacattcatgccacaagaaagaagttacaaaggacaaatatgttaggtagcattccacatcaaaaattcggtctttatcacttccctactcgaggacgagcaggagttaagcttggggatgcttgatacgtctccaacgtatctataacttttgatggtttcatgctattatcttgtcaactttggatgtttcatatgcatgaatatgctattttatatctttttcgggactaacctattaactcagtgccaagtgccagtttctgttttttctgtgtttttgacctttttcatagaagaatattaaacggagtccaaacggaataaaacctgcgggatgattttttccataacagaagatacgcaggggatagTAATAGTTCATTTCGAATTTTAACTTCCCTGGATTATGTTTTTGAACTTATGCTAGTACCTCACGGTTGTATTTGTAATCTTAGAGTATATTTATTTCAGAACAGTGATCCTTCTCATACTCTTATATACTCCTATATGTGCCGTGTATTGGTTCGAACAAGTGGAGATGAATGGCGCAGATAAGATAACAACGCCAGGTCAATAATTCATCTCTTATGTGTCAATGTTCCTTTCTTCAACTTTTTCTTTTCATTTACATCGCCGACAGTCAGTTTTCACCAGTCGATTTTCTATACTTCTGTACACTGTATCCGATCCTTACTCCCTCGCCGTCATTTCCAATCCCTGAAGAGCTATGATCCTAGGGTCCTACAACATCTTGTCAGTGTGGGGGTACAGCACAACACTCGTCACAAGGCAACCAGTGGCGTCACGCTTCTGCTGTCGAAGCTGGGGAGATTGTCGTCAAAAAGCTGCTCCATCCTGAAGATCTTGTCAATCCCCAGGTCACTCGATATCCTATCACAGAGCTGCAAAAGCACAATCCAAGGAAGCAACATTATCGAGTCATTCACTCACTAACCACCAGCACTGAAGATGTGTACAATGAAGTTAGGGCAGTGGCGAGCCCAGTTGTCGTTAGCGCTCTTGTCTACCTGTCTGTACACTGCAGTGTCACCATGGGACTTCCGAAGCTCCACAACATGCAGAGAGGGTCCAAGCTCAAAGACCTGGGATAAGAAAAAACAGCATCCCAGATGTTAGCAGTTGATCTCCGTTGGTTACTGTTCCCACGCATTTCACTGAAGAAAGGTGCAGCTTCGCCGAATTATACCTCGACACAGACTAAGAATGGCAAAGGGTTGTTCGGTCCATTGCAATTGCGCGTTATTTTCAGCTGAAATATAACATGGCATGTCATTTTCAGTTCCTTCAAAAGTTGTACTCAATCATGTGATGACGAAAAGTCTCTACAATGTGATGATGAGAAGCTTGTGCTCACCTTGCTATGCGCTCTTTGAACGTGGAACCCCGACTGCGTCGCAGACACTTCAATCTTGTCAAAcaaatcctttggtggaagtgctgATGTGAACCTGATCTTTCTCTGGGACACTCCCTGCAATAAGTTCAGCTGGATGAGGCGAGTTGTTCTACGAGGCCAAAGTGGCACATTCAGTGATCATCTTGGTCTAAAACATCTTGAGAAACTATGCATATGATTTTTTCCCAGTTTTGCAGATTAAATCATTCTGAATACAGCAATGGAGGGGCAGGAAAGAaattactgaaaatatttgtataCCTCTTCCTCAAAAAACCCTGAAAGATCGAGGGAAGATGCCATTCCGATCAGCTGAAAAGCGTTCATCTGACGAGTACTCTTGTCCCCGGGTGCTTCACTAATTTGCTTCAGGatagaaaaaaggaaacaaaaaatcaCCGATCAGCGGCTACAAGCCTACAAATACGCAACACAGATGCCTATATTAGGACATAACTTGGTCTTCACCATTATACAGTCTGTGCCATCTTGCCATACCTGTTTGACAGGCATAATTGCACCAAGCCGTAaatcttcatcatcgtcatcatatgGACCAACAGGAATATAGTCTTTCTGAAACCATTCGTGTAGTTTGATCTCTGCCATGTTGATCCTCTTCATCGGATTTGGTTCAAGAATCCGCTTAAGAAGGTTTTGTGCACCAGGCGAAAGCCACTCCGGGATCTTAGTGTCACCCTTGAAAATCTACACGCAACCAGATAACAGTAGTATTATTAGAATGGCTTCAGAGAACTATTAGAACAAAGCACGAGATATCAGTTgagtttttattttttgtaatgAATGTCTACCTTCTGATAAAGAACAACCATATTTCGGTCATCAAATGGAAGCTGGCCTATGAGCATAATGTAAAGAATTACTCCACAAGACCAGATATCCGACAGTGATCCGTCGTAACCTCTGTTCTGCAGAACCTGGATGTATTTGGCACAAGAATTAGCAAATATACCGCGAAACAAATAACTGGTCCCAAGGTGGCCAGTTTTTTTTTTTAAGGGTCAAGGTGGCCAGTATTTTACCTCAGGTGCAATATAGTTGGGGCTACCACAGGTTGTATGCAGCAATCCATCCTTCTGAAAAGTTGCAGACCTTAGATTCAGTGAAATGAAAATATCctcacaaagaaaaatcaaagaaaaatataATGATCAATACATGGAAATCTCTGATAAGGTTTTCTTTCATACCCCGAGATGTTGAGGCAAAGCACAGAGACCAAAATCAGAGATCTTGATGTTGCCTTTTCGGTCAATAAGAACGTTTTCAGGCTGTAACATGTAACAGTGGGATAAGTCAGGAGAACACAGCAGTAGGCCATAATGGCTGTCTCACGAAGTATATGACTCATGGAGGATAAGAATGATGATAATCTATTGACGAGATGGCTCAAGAAAGGAATTGATACTTCAGTAGTCAGTACCTTGAGGTCTCTGTGGTAGACACCCTTTCCATGGCAATAGCTCACACCATCAATTAGCTGCTGAAAAAGTCTTCTTCCTTCTCGTTCGGATAGTTTTCTCTTCATTGCCTTTTATTTGCAGGAAAGAAATCAACTCGAAGTGTTAGAACTAACCAATGTATCCAGCAGAAAATTCTATAGTACAAATCAAGCTTTCAGATAGTTGAAAGTAAAAGTTATACGGGCTTACAATCCTGTCAAACAGTTCGCCTCCATTGACAAACTCAAGCACCATATAGATCTTTGTTTTGCTAGCAGCAACCTAAATCAAGAGTTAAACAATGACAGGATTAATAATATGACAATTATGTTAATTAAACAGACCACGTGGACGAATTCATATGCTCATATGCACCACAAGAGGCCCAAAGAAATTCTGTCTCAGAAAATAAAGAAGATTATGGCATAGTCATAAAGATAAGGACGGTGCAGCAGCTGGTTGACATTATTGGATATACTTAACGGCGACACATGCGATCCAAATCAAGCATTAATCTTGAAATGAAGAAGCATAGCCTGGAGTTGAATCTGCCTCCAACTCCACGTGCTACTACACGTCTAGTGGTCTACGTGCAACGCGCTACGTATAGACTAGTAGCGCATACTAATCTACAATGCAATCCCTACAGGCTACAATTATTGATAAGTGCTATGAATGTACGAAAACATATATAGACAAGTATTATATGGTGCTTGCGATCTGCACGTTCTTTTTTCAGGGAATTTCTGGTTGATAATTGCAGCCGTGGCGTGCCGGCCGGATGTACTGATACGTTCTCGCCCGCCCGAGTACAAGCCTTCCTCAACCGTCTGAGCTGACAAAGCATTCTCCTTATACTACCCGACTAATGGGCTCTTTCCCCCTCCGGCGTTATCTTTTAAAAAATTGCAGCACGATTCTTCCCGGTCATCAAGATGGTCAATGTTTTGCAACCCAGTTCGATAGGGTTCATGTGCAACGCGCAATGAACTTGTACTACTGCTACTAATATCTAAAGTAGAATCCCTAA encodes:
- the LOC123422427 gene encoding CBL-interacting protein kinase 17-like; this translates as MVATGDAEDAAAGCRARAALLGAYELGRTLGEGSFGKVKHARHRATGDHFAVKILDRGRVLSLRGADDQVRREIATLTMLAHPNVVRLHEVAASKTKIYMVLEFVNGGELFDRIAMKRKLSEREGRRLFQQLIDGVSYCHGKGVYHRDLKPENVLIDRKGNIKISDFGLCALPQHLGKDGLLHTTCGSPNYIAPEVLQNRGYDGSLSDIWSCGVILYIMLIGQLPFDDRNMVVLYQKIFKGDTKIPEWLSPGAQNLLKRILEPNPMKRINMAEIKLHEWFQKDYIPVGPYDDDDEDLRLGAIMPVKQQISEAPGDKSTRQMNAFQLIGMASSLDLSGFFEEEGVSQRKIRFTSALPPKDLFDKIEVSATQSGFHVQRAHSKLKITRNCNGPNNPLPFLVCVEVFELGPSLHVVELRKSHGDTAVYRQLCDRISSDLGIDKIFRMEQLFDDNLPSFDSRSVTPLVAL